One Epidermidibacterium keratini DNA segment encodes these proteins:
- a CDS encoding DNA polymerase Y family protein produces the protein MSPSDRRVREHRRRPNPSAAEPHGAEERSGSGESKTSPSDRRVREHRRPPDQPDLALFDFDAVESEPAPRILVMWYPDWPVVALDPTVPLDDRAIAVLEAGKVLACSPAARVHGIRRGMRRRDAQSRLPSLVCHDYQPEYDARAFEPLLAAIEHVSPGVEPIRPGMCATAARGPTRYFGAEDRFIDALGEYLESLGFPDARFGIADGTFAASQAAKADLIVPPGQSPTFLRDLPVGVLDRPELADVLRRMGLRTLGAFAELPTGQVAARFGADGVLAHRLAAGRERRRLAVRTPPPELTVTAPIDPPLERIDAIAFGVRRYADTFVEHLADRDLVCTALQLRIEGEDGSVAERLWRHPRWFTAGDVVDRVRWQLHSASPAGQGIGLQDSGNITGAIEAVTFAPREVDRTGVYADELWGPRGPDERVHRAFTRVQSILDHTSVVTLTRSGGRGPRDFCTASPWGERPLVARDPQAPWPGRLPDPAPSRILSPPWSVIVQGSKDRLYINDRGFLSEDPVSVIFRDHSREDILEWSGPWSSDETWWDAGKHLTLHRIQAITAKSAYLLALNGSDWWLEGIYD, from the coding sequence ATGAGTCCCAGCGATCGACGGGTTCGCGAGCATCGCAGGCGCCCCAACCCCAGCGCAGCCGAACCACACGGCGCCGAGGAGCGCAGCGGTTCCGGAGAGAGCAAGACCAGTCCCAGCGATCGACGGGTTCGCGAGCATCGCAGGCCCCCCGACCAGCCTGACTTAGCGCTCTTCGACTTCGACGCGGTTGAGTCCGAGCCGGCACCCCGCATCCTGGTGATGTGGTACCCCGACTGGCCGGTCGTCGCGCTCGATCCGACGGTGCCGCTCGACGATCGCGCGATCGCCGTACTCGAAGCAGGTAAGGTGCTCGCCTGTTCGCCGGCCGCTCGCGTGCACGGCATCCGACGCGGCATGCGACGGCGCGATGCCCAGTCCCGGCTGCCGTCACTGGTCTGTCATGACTACCAGCCCGAGTACGACGCCCGCGCGTTCGAGCCGCTGCTGGCGGCGATCGAGCATGTCTCCCCCGGTGTCGAGCCGATCCGGCCGGGCATGTGCGCGACCGCGGCTCGAGGGCCCACTCGCTATTTCGGTGCTGAAGACCGGTTCATTGACGCGCTCGGTGAATATCTGGAAAGCCTGGGATTTCCCGACGCTCGCTTCGGAATCGCCGACGGTACGTTTGCGGCGAGCCAAGCCGCCAAAGCCGACCTCATTGTGCCGCCGGGCCAGTCGCCGACGTTTCTGCGCGACCTGCCGGTCGGCGTACTCGATCGGCCAGAACTAGCGGATGTGCTGCGGCGCATGGGATTACGCACGCTCGGCGCGTTCGCCGAACTTCCGACCGGTCAGGTCGCTGCCCGGTTCGGCGCAGACGGCGTACTCGCCCACCGGCTGGCCGCAGGTCGGGAACGACGTCGCCTCGCAGTGCGCACTCCCCCGCCGGAGCTGACCGTGACCGCCCCCATCGACCCGCCTCTGGAGCGCATCGACGCGATCGCGTTCGGCGTACGCCGCTACGCCGACACATTCGTCGAGCATCTCGCCGACCGGGACCTGGTATGCACAGCGCTGCAGCTGCGCATCGAGGGCGAAGACGGGTCAGTTGCTGAACGGCTCTGGCGACACCCGAGGTGGTTCACTGCCGGTGACGTCGTCGACCGCGTGCGCTGGCAGCTGCACTCAGCATCGCCTGCAGGGCAAGGGATCGGCTTGCAAGACAGCGGCAATATCACCGGCGCAATCGAAGCCGTGACGTTCGCGCCACGCGAGGTCGACCGGACCGGCGTGTACGCCGACGAACTGTGGGGACCACGCGGACCCGACGAACGGGTGCATCGCGCGTTCACTAGGGTGCAGAGCATCCTCGACCACACCTCCGTCGTGACACTCACGCGCAGCGGTGGACGCGGTCCACGCGACTTCTGCACCGCTTCGCCTTGGGGTGAGCGACCGCTGGTTGCCCGCGACCCACAAGCGCCATGGCCGGGCCGCCTACCCGACCCCGCACCCTCGCGGATCCTGTCGCCGCCATGGTCGGTGATCGTCCAGGGAAGCAAAGATCGCCTCTATATCAACGATCGCGGCTTTCTCAGCGAAGACCCCGTCTCGGTCATCTTCCGCGACCACTCACGTGAAGACATCCTCGAATGGTCCGGCCCATGGAGCTCCGACGAGACCTGGTGGGACGCGGGCAAGCACCTGACGTTGCACAGAATCCAAGCAATAACAGCAAAGTCGGCCTACCTTCTGGCGTTGAACGGCAGTGACTGGTGGCTGGAAGGGATCTACGATTAG
- a CDS encoding HNH endonuclease signature motif containing protein: MSEQVVERSAVTALAAARRSLTPTISAVIGELATEALSDRELIATLRLGGQLARLSDALLVAAIEQVHARNDAPRDERLTTRLGAKDAAELVRAATLCSGKTARTLMGAAKVTGRERCLTTGQLLPGRFPQLAAALREGAISAATFLAATRPLTEAAARISTEDLAEADQILASYARGHANNTTTGHTAESDDAGLDCSEDASGDHDAGSAGLPPLDADDLAALARRITAYADPDGAEPTEKRALARRGLTLGKPKDGLVPINGHLMPETASQLERLLSAIINPRSTKADTNFDHDTVTDEAAAAAAGERELGADHDAEDSHADSDSEQLLPPDERTSPQKRHDALAAILNLAAGAADAPALGGAPPTLVVTISAEDFENQSGWAHLDGLDVRTSWHAAQRIACIGTIQRVIHVSTGRIISIETTGRIFNAAQRRAIIARDRECIIPGCHTPAAWCEIHHVHDWALGGKTHTDNGVLLCWFHHRTLGTNGWHIRMTNGLPQVRGPQWWDPHRRWHSVHTTLARAG; this comes from the coding sequence ATGAGCGAACAGGTAGTGGAGCGTAGCGCAGTGACCGCGCTCGCCGCTGCCCGCCGCTCACTCACCCCCACGATCAGCGCGGTGATCGGCGAGCTCGCCACCGAAGCTCTCTCTGACCGTGAGCTCATCGCCACGCTCCGCCTCGGCGGGCAGCTCGCCCGGCTGTCGGACGCGCTGTTGGTGGCGGCGATCGAGCAGGTCCACGCCCGCAACGACGCGCCCCGCGACGAACGCCTGACGACGCGGCTCGGTGCGAAGGATGCCGCTGAGCTGGTGCGCGCCGCGACCCTGTGCAGTGGCAAGACCGCGCGCACACTCATGGGGGCTGCGAAGGTCACCGGTCGCGAACGCTGTCTGACCACCGGTCAGCTACTGCCCGGACGTTTCCCGCAGCTGGCTGCTGCGCTGCGTGAGGGCGCGATCAGCGCCGCCACGTTTCTCGCCGCCACCAGACCGCTCACCGAGGCTGCGGCGCGGATCTCCACCGAGGACCTGGCCGAAGCCGACCAGATCCTCGCCAGCTATGCCCGCGGGCACGCCAACAACACCACCACAGGCCACACCGCCGAGAGTGATGATGCCGGCCTCGACTGCAGCGAGGACGCTAGCGGCGATCACGATGCGGGCAGCGCCGGGTTGCCGCCGTTGGATGCGGACGACCTCGCTGCGCTGGCGCGGCGCATCACCGCCTACGCCGATCCCGACGGCGCCGAGCCAACGGAGAAACGCGCGCTAGCCAGACGCGGGCTCACGCTCGGTAAACCCAAAGACGGGCTGGTACCGATCAACGGGCACCTGATGCCCGAGACCGCCAGCCAGCTCGAACGCCTCCTCAGCGCGATCATCAACCCGCGCAGCACCAAAGCCGACACCAACTTCGACCACGACACGGTTACCGATGAAGCGGCGGCTGCCGCAGCGGGTGAGAGGGAACTCGGTGCCGACCATGACGCCGAAGATTCCCACGCGGACAGTGACAGCGAGCAGCTGCTGCCGCCGGATGAGCGCACCAGCCCGCAGAAACGCCACGACGCCCTCGCCGCCATCCTCAACCTCGCCGCCGGCGCGGCAGACGCCCCGGCCCTCGGCGGCGCGCCACCCACGCTAGTGGTCACCATCAGTGCTGAGGACTTCGAGAACCAGTCCGGCTGGGCACACCTCGACGGACTCGATGTGCGCACCTCCTGGCACGCCGCCCAACGCATCGCCTGCATCGGCACCATCCAGCGAGTCATTCATGTATCGACCGGGCGGATCATCTCCATCGAGACCACCGGACGCATCTTCAACGCAGCCCAGCGCCGCGCGATCATCGCCCGCGACCGCGAATGCATCATCCCCGGCTGCCACACCCCAGCAGCGTGGTGCGAAATCCACCACGTCCACGACTGGGCCCTCGGCGGTAAGACGCACACCGACAACGGCGTCCTACTGTGCTGGTTCCACCACCGCACCCTCGGCACCAACGGCTGGCACATCCGCATGACCAACGGCCTACCCCAAGTACGAGGACCCCAATGGTGGGACCCCCACAGGCGCTGGCACTCAGTCCACACCACCCTCGCCAGAGCAGGGTGA
- a CDS encoding sigma-70 family RNA polymerase sigma factor — MTFAARSADQVADAELITAARGGDRAAYAVLYERHRAAAYQLARQLVRNTSEADDIVSETFAKIFTTLINGQGPDAAFRSYLLTSVRNTFYDMVRRGKKLTYTDDLERHDEGVPFEDPAVQTLDSQFAARAFSRLPERWQIVLWHTEIEGESPAEVAPILGMTANGVAALAYRAREGLRQAFLQEHIADVASDACRLTNERLGGYVRGGLSKRETAQVERHLEECDRCAAVAAEIADLNAGLRGVVAPLAIGGAALTSAYLAGGSTAKLAAFAWGGSVGFGHVDALINVGSALAGGVGAGATGAAGAAGVGAAGAGAAAGAAGSSSAGGAGSEAANASGRIAILSGVTVVVGAVIAAATMLNSSETSTQSEAPAPAPPPATAPAPPTAAPPPAPTANPEPESANPPGGQPVPEPAPPSGTNAVPPPIPPLSPTTTTIPPIPPVEPTTPPPAPSTAPPPAPEPTQPPPTTQPSPTQPPPTTTTPAPTTPAPSTPPPTTTPAPAPAPEIELVTSDSSAGSYTFKVADSDVDRTGIRLIIPAFLGPTDVPIGPPTSTEFGCTVTVDGAPTQSKTCGYVEASFDLAGTLPAGEDLVFTVTLPTYLTEEQEEMFLEVTDPTSSTPLPTN; from the coding sequence GTGACGTTCGCTGCGCGCTCGGCCGACCAGGTCGCCGACGCCGAACTGATCACCGCCGCACGAGGCGGTGACCGGGCGGCGTACGCCGTGCTCTACGAACGCCACCGCGCGGCGGCCTACCAGCTCGCGCGGCAGCTGGTGCGCAACACCTCGGAGGCCGACGACATCGTCTCGGAGACCTTCGCCAAGATCTTCACGACGCTGATCAACGGTCAGGGCCCGGACGCGGCGTTTCGCTCGTACCTGCTGACCTCGGTGCGCAACACCTTCTATGACATGGTTCGTCGCGGCAAGAAGCTGACGTACACCGATGATCTGGAGCGTCACGACGAGGGCGTGCCGTTTGAGGATCCGGCCGTGCAGACGCTGGACTCGCAGTTCGCGGCGCGCGCGTTTAGCCGCCTGCCAGAGCGCTGGCAGATCGTGCTGTGGCACACCGAGATCGAGGGCGAAAGCCCCGCCGAGGTGGCGCCGATACTCGGCATGACGGCCAACGGCGTCGCGGCGCTCGCCTACCGCGCTCGCGAGGGGCTGCGCCAGGCCTTCCTGCAGGAGCACATCGCAGATGTCGCCAGCGATGCGTGCCGGCTGACCAACGAGCGGCTCGGCGGCTATGTCCGAGGCGGACTATCCAAGCGTGAGACCGCGCAGGTCGAGCGGCACCTTGAGGAATGTGACCGGTGTGCCGCTGTTGCCGCCGAGATCGCTGATCTCAATGCTGGCTTGCGCGGTGTTGTCGCGCCGCTGGCGATCGGTGGCGCCGCACTGACGTCGGCGTACCTCGCCGGTGGCTCGACTGCCAAGCTCGCCGCGTTCGCGTGGGGCGGCAGCGTCGGCTTCGGCCACGTGGACGCGTTGATCAACGTCGGATCGGCCTTGGCCGGTGGAGTCGGCGCTGGCGCAACCGGCGCGGCTGGGGCGGCTGGCGTTGGTGCGGCTGGTGCTGGTGCTGCCGCCGGTGCCGCTGGTTCAAGTAGCGCTGGGGGTGCTGGCAGCGAAGCTGCCAACGCCTCGGGACGTATCGCCATACTCAGTGGAGTCACGGTCGTCGTCGGGGCTGTCATCGCCGCAGCGACAATGTTGAACTCCAGCGAGACATCGACGCAGTCCGAAGCGCCTGCCCCGGCGCCGCCGCCAGCGACCGCACCTGCGCCGCCGACGGCAGCGCCGCCACCGGCGCCAACGGCGAATCCGGAGCCAGAGTCGGCAAACCCGCCCGGCGGCCAACCGGTGCCTGAACCTGCGCCGCCAAGCGGCACCAACGCCGTACCCCCGCCGATTCCTCCGCTGAGCCCGACCACGACGACGATCCCGCCGATCCCGCCGGTCGAGCCCACGACACCGCCTCCGGCACCGAGTACGGCGCCCCCGCCGGCGCCCGAGCCGACGCAACCTCCGCCGACTACGCAGCCGTCGCCTACTCAGCCACCGCCGACGACGACTACTCCGGCACCGACCACCCCAGCACCGTCTACTCCGCCGCCGACCACAACGCCCGCGCCCGCGCCAGCCCCGGAGATCGAGCTCGTCACCTCTGACTCATCCGCAGGCAGCTACACATTCAAGGTGGCCGACAGCGACGTCGACCGTACGGGTATCAGGTTGATCATCCCGGCTTTCCTGGGACCGACCGATGTACCGATCGGTCCTCCGACCTCGACCGAGTTTGGTTGCACCGTCACCGTCGATGGCGCGCCGACCCAGTCGAAAACGTGCGGTTACGTTGAAGCGTCGTTTGATCTCGCCGGCACGTTGCCGGCCGGCGAAGATCTGGTCTTCACCGTCACGTTGCCGACGTACCTCACCGAGGAACAGGAAGAGATGTTTCTCGAGGTCACTGACCCCACGTCGTCCACGCCGCTCCCCACCAACTAA